The Candidatus Synechococcus calcipolaris G9 nucleotide sequence TTTCAGAGACAAACATACCCTCCATTTCCTCATAAGTCGCTTTCATCTGCTTGACTGCAAATGATCCACTGCCAGAAATAGAGATGGTACCCGTCTTGAGTTTTTCACTATTCAATAGAAAATCATGTGAAAACAACCATTGAAGTGCATCAAGAGAGGGGGTACGAGATATCCTATACTCTTGCTCCCGTTGTCTCGCAGTACTTAGCCATACCCTTATATCTAATGGATGGCAATAGATAGATAAAGCCTCAAGAACACTTGTCTTACCTGAGTTGTTGATTCCAACGAGCAGGTTAATTTGTCCAAGACCTTTTAGTTCTAGATCTCGAATCCCCCTAAACTTATGAATTGCTATGCTTTCCAGGCTTACTGTGCTCATGTGCCTAGTTTAGCCTAAAACGTTGTTAGCCAAGAACGTTAGTTCAATCACATTGCCATCGGGATCCTGAACGAAAAACGCCGCACGGCCCGAGGCACTGGCTTGAATCCGGTAGCCCGCCGCCGTCAGTTGCTTGCCTATCCCCTCTAAATCATTGACGGCCAAGGCAATATGGGGATTTCGCCCCCATCGTTCCCGCTCCGCCAAAGCATTTGAGCATTGATTCGTTTCAATGAGATGGATCTGCACTGGCCCCACCTGATACCACAGTCCCGGAAAACTCAACGGGCGATCGGCTAAAGTCAACCTGAGAAGATTGCCATAAAATTGGGCAGATCGTTCCAGATCCGTCACATGAATCGCAACATGGAGAACAGCGGAAATCACGATGGTTAAGTTAGTCCGGTTAAGTTACGTCCGAGTTAAAACCGTGGGTTATTCTGCCGGGGCTTGGGCCGTTGCCGC carries:
- a CDS encoding VOC family protein gives rise to the protein MISAVLHVAIHVTDLERSAQFYGNLLRLTLADRPLSFPGLWYQVGPVQIHLIETNQCSNALAERERWGRNPHIALAVNDLEGIGKQLTAAGYRIQASASGRAAFFVQDPDGNVIELTFLANNVLG